A single window of Leptospiraceae bacterium DNA harbors:
- a CDS encoding nucleoside deaminase: protein MNYEEMLTIAYEEAKVGFDEGGVPVGAALFDSNGRLLGRGRNRRVQDNDPSVHGETDAFRKAGRQTNYRDKILVTTLAPCWYCSGLIRQFNIGTVIVGESVNFDGHLDWLKEAGVKVIELNNTHCIDLMKRFIEKSPDIWFEDIGECKHE from the coding sequence ATGAATTATGAAGAAATGCTAACAATCGCTTATGAAGAAGCCAAGGTAGGATTTGACGAAGGAGGAGTGCCTGTAGGTGCTGCTTTGTTTGATAGCAATGGCAGACTTCTCGGACGTGGGAGAAACCGCAGAGTGCAAGACAATGATCCTTCTGTGCATGGAGAGACTGACGCTTTCCGCAAAGCCGGACGGCAAACAAATTACCGAGATAAAATTTTAGTGACAACACTCGCACCCTGCTGGTATTGTTCTGGCTTGATTCGTCAATTTAATATTGGAACTGTTATTGTAGGTGAGTCTGTAAATTTTGATGGTCACCTAGATTGGTTAAAAGAGGCAGGGGTAAAAGTGATTGAACTAAATAATACACACTGCATTGATCTGATGAAGCGGTTTATCGAAAAGTCTCCAGATATCTGGTTTGAAGATATTGGTGAATGTAAGCATGAATAA
- a CDS encoding diguanylate cyclase codes for MVIRFFYLICLFLTSILFSLDLKAETTPVKLQLKWKHQFQFAGYYAAKEKGFYEEAGLDVKILEAVPGVDPVVEVIVGNAQFGVGTSELILNRYHGSPVIVLGVIFQHSPLSLITLFESGIDNVHKLAGRKIMIELSSAELFAYLSQEGLSQNKFTLQHHSFDFNDLLTGKTDAISVYVTDELYEAKRRNLKYNHFTPRMGGVDFYGDNFFTMEKEVKENPQIVAAFKEATEKGWRYAMHNREEIIQLIYNKYSKRHSIEHLRFEANTMYDLMQPELIDPGYMNPGRWQHISQTYHKLGLLPEKFNVDAMLYVPDSIADLKKLREKLYYAAFGLSLLTLISVMLFRFYRTARISESRLKIMLDNAPVSIIVLNDKNQVQTWNTEAENTFLWNSKDMLGQNILKIVPSREQEEVEQVLSDVHKNFTVSHHQNANIRKDGKEILCEWMNAPFKGKYDNSNFVICMARDITEKKRLQQELEHAAHYDSLTSLPNRALILDHFKKSIAIAARRKSKLAVLFLDLNGFKDVNDSLGHEAGDVLLKTIAERLKLGIRESDYVGRLGGDEFLVILTDIETFANANLVAKKLKELISQTCNIKNVSIHITTSIGISMYPDDATELNDLIHHADQRMYQIKKEEK; via the coding sequence ATTGTGATTCGATTTTTTTATTTAATATGTTTATTTCTAACTAGTATTCTATTCTCCTTGGATTTGAAGGCGGAGACAACGCCGGTTAAGCTTCAACTGAAATGGAAACATCAATTTCAATTTGCAGGCTATTATGCAGCAAAGGAAAAGGGCTTTTATGAAGAAGCAGGTCTAGATGTAAAAATTCTAGAAGCAGTTCCCGGTGTGGATCCTGTAGTAGAAGTGATTGTAGGCAACGCTCAATTTGGCGTAGGCACGAGCGAGTTAATTTTAAATCGCTATCATGGATCGCCCGTGATTGTGTTAGGAGTCATTTTTCAGCACTCTCCTCTCAGTCTAATTACTCTCTTTGAATCAGGTATTGACAATGTTCATAAACTAGCTGGTCGTAAAATAATGATCGAGCTTAGCTCTGCGGAATTGTTTGCTTACCTCTCTCAGGAAGGACTAAGTCAAAATAAATTTACGCTACAACATCATAGTTTTGATTTCAATGATCTATTAACAGGAAAAACTGATGCGATCTCTGTTTACGTGACAGATGAATTATATGAAGCAAAGAGAAGAAATTTAAAATACAATCATTTTACTCCGAGAATGGGAGGCGTTGACTTTTACGGTGATAATTTTTTCACAATGGAAAAAGAAGTAAAAGAAAACCCACAGATTGTTGCAGCATTTAAGGAAGCGACAGAGAAAGGTTGGCGATACGCAATGCACAACCGAGAAGAGATTATTCAGTTAATCTATAATAAATATTCCAAGCGTCATAGCATCGAACATTTACGCTTTGAGGCTAATACGATGTATGACTTAATGCAGCCTGAACTGATTGATCCTGGCTATATGAATCCGGGACGTTGGCAGCATATCAGTCAGACCTATCATAAGCTAGGACTCTTACCAGAAAAATTCAATGTAGATGCAATGCTCTATGTTCCTGACTCTATAGCAGACTTAAAAAAATTAAGGGAAAAGCTTTATTATGCCGCTTTCGGATTATCGTTATTAACCTTAATATCGGTCATGCTATTTCGATTTTATCGGACTGCTCGCATTAGTGAATCAAGACTTAAGATTATGTTAGACAATGCTCCTGTCAGTATCATTGTCCTAAACGATAAAAACCAAGTGCAAACTTGGAACACAGAAGCAGAAAATACTTTTCTTTGGAATTCGAAAGATATGCTAGGACAGAATATTTTAAAAATAGTTCCTTCAAGGGAACAAGAAGAAGTAGAACAGGTTCTTTCAGATGTTCATAAAAATTTTACTGTTTCCCATCATCAGAATGCAAATATTCGCAAAGACGGCAAAGAGATTTTATGCGAATGGATGAATGCACCCTTTAAGGGAAAATACGATAACTCTAATTTTGTAATCTGCATGGCTCGCGATATAACAGAAAAGAAGCGATTACAACAAGAGTTAGAACATGCCGCTCATTACGATAGTCTTACTTCCTTGCCAAACCGTGCTTTGATTCTAGATCATTTTAAAAAATCAATCGCAATCGCTGCTCGAAGAAAAAGTAAACTTGCCGTTTTGTTTCTAGACTTAAATGGATTTAAAGATGTCAATGATAGCCTAGGGCATGAAGCAGGAGATGTTTTACTAAAGACGATAGCTGAGCGTTTAAAACTGGGAATTCGAGAAAGCGATTATGTAGGACGATTGGGTGGGGACGAATTTCTTGTAATCCTAACCGACATAGAAACTTTTGCAAATGCAAACCTAGTAGCCAAAAAGTTAAAGGAACTTATTTCTCAGACTTGCAATATTAAAAACGTTAGTATCCATATCACCACAAGCATTGGAATTAGTATGTATCCCGATGATGCCACCGAATTGAATGATCTAATTCATCATGCCGACCAGCGAATGTATCAGATTAAAAAAGAGGAGAAATGA
- a CDS encoding chitobiase/beta-hexosaminidase C-terminal domain-containing protein, whose amino-acid sequence MKSILKVVVLFLLISLQDCNVTSPCNQLDSTCNPISSLVLERQIRSSRNPLTFLPVGGTYRFDQFVSIVSGTQASVIRYTTDGSEPTCWNGTVYTDPVPLVGAKTHLLKAAVCVDSMVANTKTDQYIVSQSPLSAQNLRFWYSADSIGIQNGMEVKVWNDFSGSGNHLYTSSISSSNPTLVANALNGKPSVRFNSNQKQFMNTRTMNGYTGAKTGTGVMVLKKYSSQSEEVYFSIGFLGNSVNARNWRANLSNPSICSSLSPSLVNCAAAANTAISTTSYSVILFTIDSAGAVTYYYNGNIDGTSTLATPTSFSAANTMLLGSGLNVSTFLDAEVLEVLFFEQGFDVTGINVVHCYIQSKYGLAVGTNCQ is encoded by the coding sequence GTGAAATCAATTTTAAAAGTTGTAGTATTATTTCTCCTAATAAGCTTACAGGATTGCAATGTCACTAGTCCCTGCAATCAATTGGATTCAACTTGCAATCCAATTTCTTCGCTTGTTTTAGAAAGACAGATTCGAAGTTCACGAAATCCTCTCACATTTTTACCAGTTGGTGGAACGTATCGGTTTGACCAATTTGTAAGTATAGTATCTGGAACACAAGCAAGCGTTATCCGCTATACGACAGATGGTTCTGAGCCTACATGCTGGAATGGAACTGTATACACCGATCCAGTTCCATTGGTCGGGGCTAAGACGCATTTGCTCAAAGCAGCCGTTTGTGTTGATTCAATGGTTGCAAATACTAAAACAGATCAGTATATAGTTTCACAAAGTCCACTCTCCGCGCAGAATTTACGTTTTTGGTATTCAGCAGATTCTATTGGGATACAAAATGGAATGGAAGTAAAAGTATGGAATGATTTTAGCGGAAGTGGAAATCATCTCTATACTAGTTCTATAAGTTCATCGAATCCAACTCTTGTTGCAAATGCGTTAAACGGCAAACCCTCTGTGCGTTTTAATTCAAACCAAAAACAATTTATGAATACCAGAACAATGAATGGCTATACAGGGGCAAAGACAGGCACAGGAGTCATGGTATTAAAAAAATATTCTTCTCAATCAGAAGAAGTATATTTTAGCATTGGCTTTTTAGGAAACTCGGTGAATGCTAGAAATTGGAGAGCAAACCTTTCCAATCCAAGTATTTGCTCTTCTCTTTCTCCTTCGCTTGTAAATTGTGCGGCTGCGGCTAATACGGCAATATCCACTACCTCCTATAGTGTAATTTTATTTACCATTGATTCTGCCGGTGCTGTTACTTATTATTATAATGGCAACATAGACGGAACTTCAACTCTTGCAACACCAACTAGTTTTTCTGCTGCCAATACAATGCTTCTTGGATCTGGTTTAAATGTATCCACTTTCTTGGATGCCGAAGTTCTCGAAGTCCTTTTCTTTGAACAAGGCTTCGACGTAACTGGAATCAATGTCGTCCACTGCTACATTCAAAGCAAATATGGATTAGCTGTCGGAACCAATTGTCAATAG
- the rimI gene encoding ribosomal protein S18-alanine N-acetyltransferase, whose product MIKKTSTEDMKSLENLERLCFPSENWNFAQIVSHHDMHSSLLYFPDDFTSPVGYLLYSETSFELEILRLGVLNDFRRRGIAERLLDSLIEFVDMRDIILEVNCENSPAIELYKKKDFINYAVRKRYYPDGKDAILMKKEHK is encoded by the coding sequence TTGATAAAAAAAACTTCTACAGAGGACATGAAGTCCTTAGAAAATTTAGAGAGACTCTGCTTTCCATCAGAGAATTGGAATTTTGCTCAAATTGTATCCCATCATGACATGCATTCCTCTCTTCTCTATTTCCCTGATGATTTTACGAGTCCTGTTGGATATTTACTCTATTCGGAAACTTCTTTTGAATTAGAAATCTTAAGGCTTGGAGTCTTAAATGATTTTCGCAGAAGAGGAATTGCCGAGAGACTCCTTGATTCTCTCATAGAGTTTGTAGACATGCGAGATATTATACTCGAAGTCAACTGTGAAAATTCTCCGGCTATAGAACTCTATAAAAAAAAAGACTTTATAAATTATGCAGTCCGTAAAAGATACTACCCCGATGGAAAAGATGCCATATTAATGAAAAAGGAACACAAATGA
- a CDS encoding DNA-protecting protein DprA, protein MEDLIPYYFSFSSFSSIAHRYKLLSQVSNLSELEKKISPILRSDEIVKIQAAAEKLKLETEKRGVKVIDFFQPRYPNLLKEIDKPPILLFCKGNLDLLQYELVSVVGTRKPTPISNLATSLLPNMLSKSPNLGIVSGVATGIDRTAMLAALEANIPTIGVMGTGMEKEYPYQNKDLYTKLKHSSNGLLITEMRIGEAIGKWSFPRRNRIISGIAKLLILMEAPIKSGAMSSVAHALEQGREVMVFDDPELLYNEGGRKLLEDGASRLTMSDLKKSPDSFFHISEIIPQNFKEMPSLFSSLSQLENEGLFQNIGGGYFKRVSP, encoded by the coding sequence ATGGAGGACTTGATTCCTTATTATTTTTCTTTTTCGAGTTTTTCTTCGATTGCGCATAGATACAAATTATTATCACAGGTATCTAATCTATCTGAGTTAGAAAAAAAAATTTCTCCCATTCTAAGATCAGATGAAATAGTTAAAATTCAAGCTGCCGCTGAAAAACTAAAACTCGAAACAGAAAAAAGAGGAGTCAAAGTCATCGATTTCTTTCAGCCTCGCTATCCGAATCTTTTAAAAGAAATTGATAAACCTCCTATTTTACTTTTTTGTAAGGGTAATCTTGATTTGCTCCAATACGAATTAGTATCAGTCGTAGGAACTAGGAAACCAACACCTATTTCTAATTTGGCGACAAGTCTTTTACCGAATATGCTTTCAAAATCTCCGAATTTAGGAATTGTATCGGGTGTTGCAACGGGAATTGACAGAACAGCTATGTTAGCCGCTCTCGAAGCAAACATCCCAACGATAGGCGTAATGGGAACGGGAATGGAAAAAGAATATCCCTATCAAAACAAAGACTTGTATACCAAACTAAAACATTCATCGAATGGATTACTCATCACAGAAATGAGAATCGGTGAGGCTATTGGCAAATGGTCATTTCCTCGGCGAAATAGAATTATCTCCGGCATCGCAAAACTACTCATTCTAATGGAAGCTCCAATTAAAAGCGGTGCCATGTCCTCCGTTGCACATGCACTTGAACAAGGAAGAGAAGTCATGGTATTTGATGACCCTGAACTTCTCTACAACGAAGGAGGACGCAAACTTCTAGAAGATGGTGCTTCTAGACTTACAATGTCTGATCTAAAAAAATCCCCCGATTCCTTCTTCCATATATCTGAGATCATTCCCCAAAACTTTAAGGAAATGCCTTCTTTGTTTTCTTCTCTCAGCCAACTCGAAAACGAAGGTCTTTTCCAAAACATAGGGGGCGGATACTTTAAAAGAGTGTCACCTTAA
- a CDS encoding nuclear transport factor 2 family protein, translated as MHPNEELIDKFYSAFQKKDFKTMGECYADTVEFNDPVFKGLKGNAARAMWQMLIERGAELKLTYSNIKANDTEGSADWVAVYPFSKTGRTVTNRIRAKFQFKDGKIVNHKDQFSLWKWAGMALGATGYLMGFMPFIQNQIKSEANTGLTMFMKRKKITA; from the coding sequence ATGCACCCAAACGAAGAACTAATAGATAAATTTTATAGCGCGTTTCAAAAGAAAGATTTTAAAACAATGGGAGAATGCTACGCCGATACAGTGGAATTCAACGATCCTGTTTTTAAAGGACTCAAAGGAAATGCTGCAAGAGCTATGTGGCAAATGCTGATCGAGCGAGGCGCTGAACTCAAATTAACCTATAGCAACATCAAAGCTAACGACACAGAAGGAAGCGCTGATTGGGTTGCCGTCTATCCATTTAGCAAAACGGGAAGAACGGTCACCAATCGCATTCGCGCAAAGTTCCAATTCAAAGACGGAAAGATTGTAAACCACAAAGATCAATTTAGTTTATGGAAATGGGCAGGCATGGCACTTGGAGCTACAGGTTATCTGATGGGGTTTATGCCATTTATCCAAAACCAAATCAAGAGCGAGGCTAACACCGGTTTAACCATGTTCATGAAACGCAAAAAAATCACAGCTTAG
- a CDS encoding DUF2905 domain-containing protein: MESFGKNLFFLGIILLIVGGLFMLSGKFPFIGNLPGDISIKRDNFSFYFPLTTSILLSILLSFIMWLFNR; encoded by the coding sequence ATGGAATCATTTGGTAAAAATTTATTCTTTTTAGGAATCATCCTTCTTATCGTTGGAGGTTTGTTTATGCTTAGCGGCAAATTCCCGTTTATCGGTAATCTTCCCGGGGATATCAGCATTAAGCGCGATAACTTCAGTTTTTATTTTCCTCTCACAACTTCTATTCTTCTAAGTATATTACTTTCTTTTATTATGTGGCTATTTAATCGGTAA